Proteins encoded in a region of the Gallalistipes aquisgranensis genome:
- a CDS encoding UDP-2,3-diacylglucosamine diphosphatase produces MYYFASDMHLGSGCGDPRRREKLLVRWLEEVSADAEAIFLVGDVFDFWFEYRRVVPQGFTRLLGKLSELTDRGVTIHFFTGNHDMWACDYLSRECGVVMHTVPEVFELSGRRVLVAHGDNMGGERTWLERLMVWAFHSPTVRRLFSALVHPDLAMRFGHWWSGKSREAKSISHSFRGEGEWLVRWARARLAEEPVDYFVFGHIHCAENYDLGGGSRVLFLGEWIEHPSYAVLDAEGNMELVSYWQ; encoded by the coding sequence GTGTACTATTTCGCATCGGACATGCACCTGGGCTCGGGCTGCGGCGATCCGCGGCGCCGGGAAAAGTTGCTCGTGCGCTGGCTGGAAGAGGTGTCGGCCGATGCCGAGGCCATCTTCCTCGTGGGCGACGTGTTCGATTTCTGGTTCGAATACCGGCGGGTGGTGCCCCAGGGATTCACGCGCCTGCTGGGCAAGCTCTCGGAGCTGACCGACCGCGGCGTGACGATCCATTTCTTCACGGGCAACCACGACATGTGGGCCTGCGACTACCTGAGCCGCGAGTGCGGCGTGGTGATGCACACGGTTCCCGAAGTGTTCGAACTCTCGGGCCGGAGGGTGCTCGTGGCCCACGGCGACAACATGGGCGGCGAGCGCACGTGGCTGGAGCGGCTGATGGTGTGGGCGTTCCATTCGCCCACGGTCCGCCGTCTCTTTTCGGCGCTGGTCCATCCCGACCTGGCGATGCGCTTCGGCCACTGGTGGTCGGGCAAGAGCCGGGAGGCCAAGAGCATTTCCCACTCCTTCCGGGGCGAGGGAGAGTGGCTGGTGCGGTGGGCCCGCGCGCGGCTGGCGGAGGAGCCCGTGGACTATTTCGTCTTCGGCCACATCCACTGCGCGGAGAACTACGACCTGGGCGGAGGCAGCCGCGTGCTCTTCCTGGGGGAGTGGATCGAACACCCCTCCTACGCGGTGCTGGATGCGGAGGGAAACATGGAACTGGTGAGCTACTGGCAGTAG
- a CDS encoding peroxiredoxin family protein translates to MKGYSLCVLALGGLLASCGGDRAKISGRFACGDPRTVYLESVSPTGNSIVDSAKTTEKGDFRFRVELPEGPAIYTVRCGEESIPLLLEAGEHVKISSMGRLSRNYTVQGSEGSALMKELSRIMVEGASALDSITGRYAKLEPGEDSLRRRIASDYARQFYKTKREQIAFIVGNPGSLAAFYALYQRLPNDNALFNGEGDVVYYRMVADSVESRLPGSPYLAPLRRQIQNMTAGNTLQQLLSRSDGVRSMNYPDLELPDMYGKKIRLSSLEGKVVLLDFWSAVSDRSRLMNAEMKEHYDELKGRGFEVYQVSLDDSKPLWVTTVQNQKLPWVSVCDFRGAESPAARLYNIRSVPTNFLIDREGNIVGRDLYGAVLVEKVKGLL, encoded by the coding sequence ATGAAAGGATACAGCTTGTGCGTGTTGGCCCTGGGCGGGCTTCTGGCCTCGTGCGGGGGCGATCGTGCGAAGATCAGCGGACGGTTCGCCTGCGGCGACCCGCGTACCGTATATCTGGAGTCGGTCTCCCCGACGGGCAACAGCATCGTCGATTCGGCGAAGACCACCGAGAAGGGGGATTTCCGTTTCCGGGTGGAGCTGCCCGAGGGTCCGGCCATCTACACCGTGCGCTGCGGCGAGGAGTCGATCCCCCTGCTGCTTGAGGCCGGGGAGCACGTGAAGATCAGTTCGATGGGCCGCCTCTCGCGGAACTACACCGTGCAGGGGTCGGAGGGTTCGGCCCTGATGAAGGAGCTCAGCCGCATCATGGTCGAGGGAGCCTCGGCGCTGGATTCCATCACGGGGCGCTATGCGAAACTCGAACCCGGCGAGGACTCCCTGCGCCGCCGGATCGCTTCGGACTACGCCCGCCAGTTCTATAAGACCAAACGCGAGCAGATCGCCTTCATCGTGGGCAATCCGGGTTCGCTGGCCGCCTTCTACGCCCTCTACCAGCGGCTGCCCAACGACAACGCGCTCTTCAACGGCGAGGGGGACGTGGTCTACTACCGCATGGTGGCTGACTCGGTGGAGTCCCGCCTGCCCGGGTCGCCCTACCTGGCCCCGCTGCGCCGCCAGATACAGAACATGACCGCCGGGAACACGCTCCAGCAGCTCCTCTCCCGGAGCGACGGGGTCCGGTCGATGAACTATCCCGACCTGGAACTGCCCGACATGTACGGGAAAAAGATACGGCTCTCCTCGCTGGAGGGCAAGGTGGTGCTGCTCGACTTCTGGTCGGCGGTTTCCGACCGCAGCCGGCTGATGAACGCCGAGATGAAGGAGCATTACGACGAGCTGAAGGGGCGCGGTTTCGAGGTGTACCAGGTGTCGCTCGACGACTCCAAGCCGCTGTGGGTGACCACGGTGCAGAACCAGAAGCTGCCCTGGGTGAGCGTCTGCGACTTCCGGGGGGCGGAGAGTCCCGCCGCCCGGCTCTACAACATCCGCAGCGTGCCGACCAACTTTCTGATCGACCGCGAGGGCAACATCGTGGGGCGCGACCTCTACGGTGCGGTGCTGGTCGAAAAGGTGAAGGGTTTGCTGTAA
- a CDS encoding DUF4924 family protein, whose protein sequence is MYIARAKRKENIAEYILYLWQLEDLLRALQMSPEAIYSQLAEPLPADAAGRQEAFLWYMELVNLLREEGKEQHGHLDHTLHLIADLQNLHLQLMKLPAGEHYRTLFARLAPELPRLRQALGKPEVSDIELCFRALYAVMLYRIKDKDAPANEQTAVRDVLELISPVIAELAKVYGQSERGEIDLFREA, encoded by the coding sequence ATGTATATCGCACGCGCCAAACGCAAAGAGAACATCGCCGAATACATCCTCTACCTCTGGCAGCTGGAAGACCTGCTGAGGGCCCTCCAGATGAGCCCCGAAGCGATCTACTCCCAGCTCGCGGAGCCGCTGCCCGCCGACGCCGCGGGCAGGCAGGAGGCTTTCCTGTGGTATATGGAGCTGGTGAACCTGCTCCGCGAGGAGGGCAAGGAGCAGCACGGCCACCTCGACCACACGCTCCACCTGATCGCAGACCTGCAGAACCTCCACCTGCAGCTGATGAAGCTGCCCGCCGGGGAGCACTACCGCACCCTCTTCGCCCGTCTGGCCCCCGAGCTGCCCCGCCTGCGCCAGGCGCTCGGCAAGCCGGAGGTGAGCGACATCGAACTCTGTTTCCGCGCCCTCTACGCCGTGATGCTCTACCGGATCAAGGACAAGGACGCCCCGGCGAACGAACAGACCGCCGTGCGGGACGTGCTGGAACTCATCTCCCCCGTCATCGCCGAGCTGGCGAAGGTCTACGGCCAGAGCGAGCGGGGAGAGATCGACCTGTTCCGCGAAGCCTGA
- a CDS encoding DHH family phosphoesterase, whose translation MMIDRNDLERLKRLLAPGGQRIAVVAHTNPDGDAIGSALAWRRLLAGMGHEVCCAVPNRYPAFLGWMTDIGHLRIFREDTDGEVARFIAEADLIFCLDFNQIERLEGMSAAIAANTRARRVLIDHHLNPPAIYDLQFSVPAASSTSFLVYGLIVALAGEKAVDYATAESLYVGMMTDTGNFSFSNLTPELYRAVAVLAERGIDIPAIHNNVYNSFSEGRIRLLGYALNRKMEIMHPYGAAYISLTERDLRRFRFQIGDSEGFVNFPLAIREVSMSAMFLETKNFIRVSLRSRGDVDVNVFARRYFDGGGHRNAAGGKSFLPMPETVERFRAAVEEFFGERSGAE comes from the coding sequence GTGATGATAGATCGCAACGACTTGGAGAGACTGAAGCGGCTGCTCGCTCCGGGCGGGCAGAGGATCGCGGTGGTGGCCCACACCAATCCCGACGGCGACGCCATCGGTTCGGCGCTGGCCTGGCGCAGGCTGCTGGCGGGCATGGGCCATGAGGTGTGCTGCGCGGTGCCCAACCGCTACCCGGCATTTCTGGGCTGGATGACCGACATCGGCCACCTGCGCATCTTCCGCGAGGACACGGACGGGGAGGTGGCCCGCTTCATCGCGGAGGCCGACCTGATCTTCTGCCTCGACTTCAACCAGATCGAGCGGCTCGAGGGAATGAGCGCCGCCATCGCGGCCAACACCCGGGCCCGGCGCGTGCTGATCGACCACCACCTCAATCCCCCGGCCATCTACGACCTGCAGTTCTCGGTTCCGGCCGCCTCGTCCACCTCGTTCCTGGTGTACGGCCTCATCGTGGCGCTGGCGGGCGAGAAGGCCGTGGACTATGCGACGGCCGAGTCGCTCTACGTGGGCATGATGACCGACACGGGCAACTTCAGCTTCAGCAACCTCACTCCGGAGCTCTACCGGGCGGTGGCCGTGCTCGCCGAGCGCGGCATCGACATCCCCGCGATCCACAACAACGTCTACAACAGCTTTTCGGAGGGCCGCATCCGTCTTCTGGGCTACGCGCTCAACCGCAAGATGGAGATCATGCACCCCTACGGCGCGGCCTACATTTCGCTCACCGAGAGGGACCTGCGCCGCTTCCGCTTCCAGATCGGCGACAGCGAGGGGTTCGTCAACTTCCCGCTGGCGATCCGCGAAGTCTCGATGTCGGCCATGTTCCTGGAGACGAAGAACTTCATCCGCGTGTCGCTCCGTTCGCGGGGCGACGTGGACGTGAACGTCTTCGCCCGCCGCTATTTCGACGGGGGCGGACACCGCAACGCCGCCGGCGGCAAGTCGTTCCTGCCCATGCCGGAGACGGTCGAGCGCTTCCGCGCCGCGGTGGAGGAGTTTTTCGGGGAGAGAAGCGGCGCGGAGTGA
- a CDS encoding S41 family peptidase, translating to MKKVWYCRLLPLIAAGVLAAGCGKEEVSGGGDGSAPADGELNRWVYKVMKVSYLWNGEITPSPDYSLGYEEFFRSLLKRPVPGSYSFSGLGLLPSGEPHDGTVESFGSVWSPYSYIRSVEPAVRSVSGTRSFGFEFQIYGFRSTGGTLVFAQVLYTVPDSPADRAGLRRGDWIMEVDGVAFTDSNYADLARKLLPGSGSAQAEVTVVPIECTPAGRLIVRDDTPQKVRLTAGAVDDSPVHLHAVHEVGGRRVGYLVYNGFDRGRDPSTFEDDYDDRTYDDALKEALREMAPLDDLVLDLRYNPGGYALSCQLLASMIAPADRAGTVFNRVRDNAGRYTDERFLTLSQMSEGNFTGGEGVCLGLDRLWVLASSRTASASEVLVNGLRGAGVAVHLIGKRTEGKNVGSYLFDRTTTAGTPYAGGVFGGTEYYIRPICFQNFNARNESDFANGFPPGTDAAGSEAYEADELPDPVAGEEFRLPPLGDLSEPLLDRALSLISGGETLSAVPVRSGREGSGFRELPFSSLDRKAAGGYVRTALPGE from the coding sequence ATGAAAAAAGTGTGGTACTGCCGCCTGCTGCCTCTGATCGCAGCGGGCGTTTTGGCCGCGGGTTGCGGCAAGGAGGAGGTCTCCGGCGGGGGAGACGGTTCCGCTCCGGCGGACGGCGAACTGAACCGCTGGGTCTACAAGGTGATGAAGGTGAGCTATCTCTGGAACGGGGAGATCACCCCGTCGCCCGACTATTCGCTCGGCTACGAGGAGTTTTTCCGCTCCCTGCTCAAGAGGCCGGTGCCCGGGAGCTATTCCTTCTCGGGCCTCGGTCTCCTGCCTTCGGGCGAGCCGCACGACGGTACGGTGGAGTCGTTCGGTTCCGTCTGGTCGCCCTACTCCTATATCCGCTCCGTGGAGCCGGCCGTGCGCTCGGTGTCGGGCACGCGCTCCTTCGGGTTCGAGTTCCAGATATACGGATTCCGCTCGACCGGCGGGACCCTCGTCTTCGCGCAGGTGCTCTACACGGTGCCGGACTCCCCGGCCGACCGGGCGGGCCTGCGGCGCGGCGACTGGATCATGGAGGTGGACGGCGTGGCCTTCACCGATTCGAACTACGCGGACCTCGCCCGGAAGCTGCTCCCCGGTTCGGGAAGCGCACAGGCCGAGGTGACGGTGGTGCCGATCGAATGCACTCCCGCGGGCCGGCTGATCGTCCGTGACGACACGCCGCAGAAGGTGAGGCTGACGGCCGGGGCCGTGGACGACAGTCCGGTCCACCTCCATGCGGTGCACGAGGTGGGCGGCCGCCGGGTGGGCTATCTGGTCTACAACGGTTTCGACCGCGGACGCGACCCCTCGACCTTCGAGGACGATTACGACGACCGCACCTACGACGATGCGCTGAAGGAGGCGCTGCGGGAGATGGCCCCCCTCGACGACCTGGTGCTCGACCTGCGCTACAATCCGGGCGGCTACGCTCTCTCGTGCCAGCTGCTGGCCAGCATGATCGCCCCGGCGGACCGGGCCGGGACGGTGTTCAACCGGGTGCGCGACAACGCGGGACGCTATACGGACGAACGCTTCCTCACCCTATCCCAGATGTCCGAGGGGAATTTCACCGGCGGGGAGGGCGTCTGCCTCGGGCTGGATCGGCTCTGGGTGCTGGCCTCTTCCCGCACCGCCTCGGCCAGCGAGGTGCTCGTCAACGGGCTGCGGGGCGCGGGCGTCGCGGTGCACCTGATCGGTAAGCGGACCGAGGGAAAGAACGTGGGCTCCTACCTCTTCGACCGGACCACCACGGCCGGAACCCCCTATGCCGGGGGTGTGTTCGGAGGGACGGAGTACTATATCCGTCCGATCTGCTTCCAGAACTTCAACGCCCGGAACGAGTCGGACTTCGCCAACGGCTTCCCGCCCGGCACGGACGCCGCCGGCAGCGAAGCCTACGAGGCGGACGAACTGCCCGATCCGGTGGCGGGCGAGGAGTTCCGTCTCCCCCCGCTGGGCGACCTCTCGGAGCCCCTGCTGGACCGGGCCCTCTCGCTGATCTCCGGCGGAGAGACCCTTTCTGCCGTTCCGGTGCGCAGCGGCAGAGAGGGGAGCGGGTTCCGCGAACTGCCCTTCTCGTCGCTCGACCGTAAGGCGGCCGGGGGATACGTGCGCACGGCGCTTCCCGGAGAGTGA
- the nth gene encoding endonuclease III — protein sequence MTIKERYEGVIAYFSEAMPSAGSELHYTDPFQLLVAVILSAQCTDKRVNMTTPALFERWPDAASMATATQDDIYPYIRSISYPNNKAKNLAAMARMLSSEFGGVVPDDVEQLQRLPGVGRKTANVVASVIYNKFVMPVDTHVFRVSARIGLTRGAKTPLQTELQLTDHIPAPLLPVAHHWLILHGRYVCTARKPRCGECGILRWCRYGQAAARKAAAGEKKEAPVSK from the coding sequence ATGACGATCAAAGAGCGTTACGAAGGGGTGATCGCCTACTTTTCGGAGGCGATGCCCTCGGCGGGTTCCGAACTGCACTACACGGACCCGTTCCAGTTGCTGGTGGCCGTGATCCTGTCGGCCCAGTGCACCGACAAGCGGGTGAACATGACCACTCCCGCGCTGTTCGAACGGTGGCCCGACGCGGCTTCGATGGCCACGGCCACCCAGGACGACATCTATCCCTACATCCGCAGCATCTCCTATCCCAACAACAAGGCGAAGAACCTGGCGGCCATGGCCCGGATGCTCTCTTCGGAGTTCGGGGGCGTGGTGCCCGACGACGTGGAGCAGCTGCAGCGGCTGCCCGGCGTGGGCCGCAAGACGGCCAACGTGGTGGCCTCGGTCATCTACAACAAGTTCGTCATGCCGGTCGACACCCACGTCTTCCGCGTGTCGGCCCGCATCGGCCTCACCCGCGGGGCGAAGACCCCGCTCCAGACCGAGCTGCAGCTGACCGATCACATCCCCGCCCCGCTGCTGCCCGTGGCGCACCACTGGCTCATCCTGCACGGGCGCTACGTCTGCACGGCCCGCAAACCCCGATGCGGGGAGTGCGGCATCCTCCGCTGGTGCCGCTACGGACAGGCGGCGGCCCGGAAGGCGGCCGCCGGGGAGAAAAAAGAGGCTCCCGTGTCGAAATAG
- a CDS encoding LrgB family protein, with the protein MTALLDGWISEPLFLLTLTVGVYWGAVTLYRRTGWSVLHPLLVSMVVIILFLKWTGVDYRAYYEANGIINFMLGLSVVALGYLLHENFEQIRGKELSILFSVFVGSVLGVVSVVLIARWLGAGHAIVASLQPKSVTTPIALAVSEHSGGIPALTSVAVIVAGIFGSIFGPWLLRTAGVKQSVARGLAMGAASHAMGTAKAMELGAVEGAIGGAAIGLMGVATSLVIPVIESVM; encoded by the coding sequence ATGACCGCGCTGCTGGACGGCTGGATTTCGGAGCCGCTCTTCCTGCTGACCCTCACGGTCGGGGTCTACTGGGGGGCCGTCACGCTCTACCGACGCACGGGCTGGAGCGTTCTCCACCCGCTGCTGGTCTCGATGGTGGTCATCATCCTCTTCCTGAAATGGACCGGCGTGGACTACCGGGCCTACTACGAGGCCAACGGCATCATCAACTTCATGCTGGGCCTCTCGGTGGTGGCGCTGGGCTACCTCCTGCACGAGAATTTCGAACAGATCCGCGGCAAGGAGCTCTCGATCCTCTTCTCCGTCTTCGTGGGCAGCGTGCTGGGGGTGGTGAGCGTGGTGCTGATCGCCCGTTGGCTGGGCGCGGGACACGCGATCGTGGCCTCGCTCCAGCCCAAGTCGGTCACCACGCCGATCGCGCTGGCCGTCTCGGAACATTCGGGCGGGATTCCGGCCCTGACCTCCGTGGCGGTGATCGTGGCGGGCATCTTCGGGAGCATCTTCGGCCCGTGGCTGCTCCGCACGGCCGGGGTGAAGCAGAGCGTGGCGCGGGGGCTGGCCATGGGCGCCGCCTCGCACGCCATGGGCACGGCCAAGGCCATGGAGCTGGGGGCCGTGGAGGGCGCCATCGGGGGCGCGGCCATCGGGCTGATGGGCGTGGCCACCTCGCTGGTGATCCCGGTGATCGAATCGGTCATGTGA
- a CDS encoding CidA/LrgA family protein, protein MKGLFFILLAYLAGDLLAALLGGFLPGSVLGMLVLFAALRSRVVRAEEVAGIVNLLLDNMMLFFVPVGVGLMTTYSMIGGNLWAILVSLVVSTVLVIVVVGRVQQTAGSLHPRRYMAVRRAGHSVGRWHREPSEGDSRAAGEEGKEVRP, encoded by the coding sequence ATGAAAGGACTGTTTTTCATACTGCTGGCCTACCTGGCGGGCGACCTGCTCGCCGCGCTGCTGGGCGGCTTCCTGCCGGGCAGCGTGCTGGGCATGCTCGTGCTCTTCGCGGCGCTCAGGAGCCGCGTGGTGCGGGCGGAGGAGGTGGCGGGGATCGTGAACCTGCTGCTGGACAACATGATGCTCTTTTTCGTGCCCGTGGGTGTGGGCCTGATGACCACCTATTCGATGATCGGGGGCAACCTCTGGGCCATTCTCGTCTCGCTCGTGGTGAGCACGGTGCTGGTGATCGTCGTGGTGGGCCGGGTGCAGCAGACGGCCGGGTCGCTCCATCCGCGCCGCTATATGGCCGTGCGCCGGGCCGGCCACTCCGTGGGCCGCTGGCACCGGGAGCCGTCGGAGGGGGATTCCCGGGCCGCCGGAGAGGAGGGAAAGGAGGTACGGCCATGA